Genomic window (Lewinellaceae bacterium):
GCTCGGTAGGAACCGGGCAGGCTAGCCCTGCTGCTGAAATGTGGCTGCTCTGAAACAATGTAGGGCTAAAGCGTAGGAATAAAAAAAGAGTGTCCCATCTTTATAGTCGCAAAACAAAATGAGATGAAACACTCTACTTTAAAAAAAGCCATTCAAAGTACGGGGATTAGCCGCCGATTCGGAAATATTTTCGCGCCGGATTTCCTTTACAGCTTAGGTTTTTTTACCGGGTTCACCAAGAAGCCTGGAAAACTGAGCACGGAAGCCTTTGTGGATAGTTGCCTGCGAATGGTTATGGAAGAAGGCTGGAGCGCAAGCCTTGCCAGCCATTGTGCAAGCTTGAAAGCCAACTATGGCATTGAACTACACCCCCAAAGCCTGGACGAGCGCTTCAATGAAAGCAGCGAAGCGTTAATGCGCTGCCTATTTGAACAGGCGATGGGCCTGCAATTGCGGGAAAGCAACCCGATGAAGCTCTTAGAAGTATTCGAAGAAGTGTACGTAGAGGATAGCACTAACCTGGAACTGCCGGCTGTTTTGAAAACGCTATACAAAGGCAGTGGCGGAGGTGCTTCCCAAGCAGGCTTGAAAATAGATGCCCTATATGGGCTGCGTTGGGGCACTTTGGAAGTACGCTTCCATAACAGTTGTGGTTCAGACCATTGGCAAGGAGTACCCAAGATGCCCAAAAAATCCTTGCTCTTGCGAGACTTAGGCTACTTTAAGATAGATGATTTTCAAGCTGTTGCCCAGTCCGGCTCATTCTTTTTATCGCGTTTGATGCATCATGTGAATGTTTATCTGGACGCCAAGGGAGAACAGGAATTAGATTTGTTAAGCCACTTGGCCAGCATGTCCGAAAATGAAATCCAGAGCCTGAAGGTTTATCTTGGCCAAAAGCAACTATTTGAAGTTCGCTTAATATTACAAAAAGTGCCTCAGGCAGTAGCCGAGCATAAAAGGCATAAACTCAAAACGGATAAGCAAAACAAGCGTAAAAACCTTTCTGAGCGCCGCCTGGAATTGTGTTGTGCCAATTGCTACATTACTAATATCCCTGAAGAACTGGTTGCTGATAGCCAAATTATGGCGCTATACTCTCTTCGGTGGATTATTGAGATTCTGTTCAAAGCCTGGAAATCCATTGGTGGCCTGAAAGAAAAGATGAACCGCATGAAACCTCACCGCTTCATGTGTATGCTTTATGCTCACATGATAGCCGCACTGATGGACTCCAAACTGGTTCACTTCTTCAAAATTGAACTCTGGAACCTGTTTGGCTTCAAGATCAGCGAACTGAAGGCTTTCAAAGTACTCAAATCCTTTAAGAGCCAATGGTGGCAGGCTTTAAGAAAAGCAGATGTGCAGCAAATACAGCTAATCCTGAATGATATCGCCCAAACCCTCCTGAGGTTAGCAGGCAAAAGAAAATATAGCCACAGGGAACATTACTGCGACTTCTACATATGTGTTAAATCACAAACCTGATGCGCATGCCCCCCAGGGGGAGACAATCACCTTCGATCAAGAGTTGGATAAAGGTTAGTTATACGTACTTTAAATTTATCCGACTACTTAATTCTACTTTGTTAACTTAACAGGAGCGCGGGCCTCCAGGCCCGCGAGGGCTGCCGCCAGGCAGCCCTTAATAAGGTAACTGATTACTAAAAACCTGCTTGAAGCAGGTTTTCGCGGGCCTGGAGGCCCGCGCTCCTGTTAAAGCAACAAAGGAGTATTAGCCTCACCTCCTCACCACCATCTTCCCCGTCGCCGTTCCTCCTTCCATCTGCAGGTTATAAAACAACACCCCTTCCGGCAGCCCCTCGCCGCTCAGCCTGATTTGCTGGCGGCCAGCCTCGTACCATCCGGTCAACTGCCGAAGCAGCCGCCCGCCGACACTGTGAACCAGCAGAACAACCTCGCCCGGCTGCTCCATCTCAAAGGCGATTGCCGTCTCCGCCGAAAACGGATTGGGCGCATTGCCCAGCAGGCGGGCCGGTTTTTCCGGCGCCGGCCCGAACGCCAGCTCAGGCTGAAACACCTGCCCGTCGGCACTGTAGGCTTCGGCACGGGTGAAATCGGAGCCCAGGCTCAGCCAATCGCTCAGCCGGCCGGCCTGGCGCGCCCGGAAGGCAAGGGTGAACAGCGGGGTTTCCGGATCGGCCTGTTCCGGCAGCTGGTAACTGCCGGCAGTGATCCAGCCCTTGTCCAGAAAGCCCAGGCCCAGGCCGGCTTCGTTGAACAGCCCGTAGCCTACGTTTTCCAGTTGGAGGGCCGAAGGGTCGAACCGCAGGGTGAACTGCATGGCCCGGATGGCGGCCAAATCTCCGGCGGTGACCGGTACCTGCACCACATCGCCCGGTTTCAGCTCCTGGTCGGCGGCATGCAGCCGGCAAGGTTGCCTGCCGGCAACTGCCGGCGCAACCGTAATGGCGCTGCCATCCACATCGCCGATCTTGATGGCGATGAAATTGGCGTTTTGAATGCCGCCGGCGGGCAGGTTGGACAGGCCGATCATTTCGGAGAAGTTTTCCTGCCAGGGGTTCATCGGATCGGGGAAGGCATAGGCGGCGTCGATAAAGCGCCAGCTGTAGTTATTGGGGAATTCCGTCACCCGCCCCAGGATCAATTGTTGGATGGCGATCAGATCGAGCGTGGTGAGCGAATGAGAATTGTTGGCATCGGCGGCGATGATCTGATAGGGGCTGTCAAAGCGGGTGTTGCCGAGGATGTGCCGGCTGATCAGCAGCAGGTCGAAAGTGCTCACGCCATTGGTATGGCCGGTATTGAGCATGGGCATTACGGTGTAGTCGCTGCCGGGTTGGGGTAAGGGGAAATCGTAGTTGCCGTTGGCGTCGGTCAGCATGTTGCCGCCCGGCTGCCCGGCGATGCTGATCTCTACGCCTTCTACCGGCATGCCGGTATAGGTCCGAATCCAGCCTGCTATCCGGGCATTGGGCTGAGGCATGCCGGTCACCCGGGCGAGGCCCGCCTGCCGGGGGCGGCTGGGATCGGAGAGGATGCCGCCGACGAGGAAATCGCCGTTGTCGAGCATACAGGCGTCGAAGACAAATTGCCGCTCGAAGTTCAGGCTTTGCATATCGTCGGCAGTATTGCCGTTTTCTTCCAGCAGGATCATGCAAGGCGCGGGCTGCAGGCTGAGAGAGTCGAACAGGCCCACGGCCAGGATGCGGCCGCCGGGCAGGCTGATCATCCGGCGCACGCCGCCGTCCACATAAGGCTCGCTGTTGTCAAAGGAGCCGGCCAGTTGGAAACTGCTGTCCAGAGCGCCGTTGGCTTCGAGGCGGGCCATTCGGAAGGGGACAGCCTGGCTGGGATCCGTCCGGAAAACGCCCCCTACCAGAATCTTGCCATCTTCCTGTTCGGTGAACTTAAAGCGGCATCCGCCGGTGCAGATGATCTCGGAAGGCGCCTCGAAGCCAAAGTCGCGGTTGAGGCTGGCGTCGAGCCGGATGATGTGTTGGGGCGCGGCGCCGTCGTAGCGGATGTCGCGCCCGCCGAGCAGTATGCTGCCGTTTTCCAGTGCAATCACCTCGGTTATGTCGGCTGCCTGTATGCGGCTGGAAAAGCTGCGCACCAGGCTGCCATTGGGGTTATACAGAGCCACGTTGGTGGCGGCGATGCCCTGGTTGAAGACATTGAAATCGCCGATCACCAGCAGTTGGCCGTTGGCCAGCGGCAGTACCTTGGCAAGGCGCCCTATCGGATAGGCATCCGGGTGGAAAGCAGGATCAAAGGCTCCGCTGGGCAGCAGCCGCAACAGCGGCGCCTCGTGAGGGCTTTCGGCGTTGTCGACGTTGGTGCCTGCCGCCAGAATCCGCCCCTGGGCATCAAGGGTGATCCGCGGGATTTCATTGCGGTAGCTGATGCCGGGGTTACGGAAGTCAGGGTCGGCTTCGCCAGTGGCCAAAAGCACCCGGGCGATGTTGGGGCTATAGGTATCGCCCACCATGGCGAACTCTCCGCTGATGTAAACCTTGTCTGGGCCGCTGCGTTGCAGGGAGCGGACGAGCCCCACCCGCTCCAGCGCGCTGCTGAAGCCTGCCGCCGGCAGGCCGGCCCCGTCGAGGCGGACGATGCCCAGGTGCGGCTGCCCGTTGAAGGCGCTGAAATGGCCAACGGCAAGGAAGCCCCCGCCGGGCAGGAGCGCCACCTTGCGGATCAGCCCGTCGGCGCCGATGCCGCCGTCGTAATTGTCAAGCCCCGCAGCCAGGCTGAAAGCATGCACGGCGCTGACGCCATAATAATCGCCGGCGACGAAAATATCGTCATTGCTGTCTACGGTTATAGATTGAGGGATGCCGAAGACGTAGCTCCAATCGACAAAGCTGCCGTCGGCGTTGAGGAGGCCCACCGCATAGCGGATGAGAAAGGTGCCGGCGCTGAATACGAACCGCCCCTGGCTGTCCTGGCTCAGTTGGCGAATGCTAACCAGGGTGTTGGAGGTGCCGGGCAGGTCGATGGAAAAGTTGAAGCCGGCCACCGGCGCTCCGCTGGGTTCGTGGTAGCTGAGGTAAGCCTGTTCGTGGTAGGCGCCGCCCACGGCAAAGCGGCCATTGTCCTGCACCAGCAGGCTGCTGACGAACACGGCTCCGTTGGCGTTCAGCGCGATGCTGCCCAGCAGGCTGCCATCGGCGCCGAGGCGGACGACGCCCTGCGCAGGCTGCCCGCCAAAGCTGTTGAAGGACCCGCCCACCAGTATGGAGCCGCTGTTTTCCACGGCGATTTCGGCAAAGCTGCCTTCCGGCGCGAAGCCCGCCCGGAAGCTGTCGTCCCGGCTGCCGTCGGCGTTGAGCCGCAGCACCGTTATGCCATCGGGCGCATTCTCGTCGAGGAAGCTGCCGCCGACGAGCGCCTTGCCGTCGGGCTGCACGGCCAGGGCGGTGATGGAAAAGTTGATGTCCGGCTTGAAATTTTCATCCAGGCTGCCGTCGGGCAGGAAGCGGGCAATGTTCCGGCGCTCCACCCGGTTGGCCCAGGCAAAGCTGCCGGCGGCGACGAATCGCCCGTCGGGCAGGACGGCCACCTCCTCCACGTCGCCGGGGCGCGTGACGAAGGGCTGGAAATCAGGGTCGAAGCTTTGGCTGAAAAGGGTAGTGGCAAGGGCGCAGCACATCGCCAGAAGGGTAGTTATTCTCGTCACCATGGGATTGGGTTTAGTGGCTTTCAACGGTATTTTTCACCGCTAAAAGACGGTTAGTGGGGGGTTCTTGCGGAACCCTGGCACGAAATTTTCTTTAACATGCTGTTGTACGGGGAAAATGAGAATAGGATTCGGGTTTGGGCATTTTTTTGGCAGGATTGTGAGTTTTTTTTTGAACAGCCTACTCCAACATTTAGCCTTCCTGCTCGGCTACCACGAAGTGATCCGCAAGGAATGTCCTGATGTTTTCCCATTCGTAGCGCTATTAACCAGGTTGTGTTGTCCAAAGGTAGGCAGGAGCGGGGAATTGGGAGGAATGGAGGAGATGGGTATTATTTTTGTGCTTTATTATTGTTTTAATGCTAAAACCTCGTATCCTATTCGAGTATCAGAGGAATAACCATTCTTATGTTTCAAACCACCATTGCCAGGTTTGTCAAAAAACAATATCCGGCGACAGGTTTTGGCAGAAAATCCTTAGCTTTATCCGATTGAAGAAAAACCCAGCACCAAAAGCAAGCTCGTGACCGATCAACAGAAGCTCTTTCGCGTCTTTCGCCTGATACAATTGCTGAGCCAGCCGCCCTACCGGAAGGTGAAACGGCTGGCGGAAATCCTGGAAGTGGACCCCAGGACGGTTTACCGCTACATCCAATTGCTGGAGAGCCTGGGTTACGCAGTAGATAAAAAGGAGGGCGACCGTTACTTCCTCCATATTGAATTTTCCCAGGATGGCGGGTTGATCGACACCGAGGAAGCGGGTTTCCTGCAGGACCTGCTCTGGCAGGCGCCATCCGGGCACCCGCTGCGCGACCGGCTGCTGCACAAGCTCAACCGGCAGTACATGCTGGCGCCGCTGGCGCAGAGCCTTGCCAAGTTTAACGTCTACGAGCACATCCGCGCGCTGGGCGCCGCCATAGAAGCGGAGCGGCGGGTGATCCTCCACAATTACTACGCGCCTTCCAGCGAAACCCTGAGCTCGCGCCACCTCGAGCCGGTGGAGTTCATGCAGGGCTACACCTACCTGTGGGCCTACGACCTGGACAAGCAAGGCTACCGGCAGTTCAAGCTCGACCGCATCGGCGAGGTGGAGGCGCTGGACGAACCCATAACGGGAGCGCACGAGAGCCACGCGCTCGACCTCTTCGGCTGGACCGGACCGGCCTGGCTGCCCGTCAAACTGCGCCTGAGCTCCTACGCCCAGAACCTGCTGCTGGAGGAATACCCCGATGCGCGCCCGTTCGTGCGCACCTTCAAAGGCCAGGCCCTCTTCGACGGCATTGTGCGCGACTGGCGGGGCATCGGCCGCTTCGTGCTGGGCCTGCCGGGTGAGGTGGAGGTGGCGGAGCCGGAGGAATTTCGGGCGTATCTGCGGGAGCGGGCGGGGAGGGGGAAGTGGTCGTGAGCTGACAACTTCGAGTTGTCTGCTCACTTCTTTTGGCTGGATACAAGTCAGCAGACAACGGAAAGTTGTCAGCTGACAGAAAAAGAAACGCGCCGGGCGGCGCGTCGGCCCGCGGATGCTATCGCGCGGGGGGGGTGGGATAAAAAACACCTTAACTAAGGTTTCTGATAATCAGTAACTTGCGTGCTTATTAGAAGTCCTACTTGAATAAAGTACAGAAGGTAGCTTGACAATTAGAGGAATAAATAGTTATCTTTGTAAATCTTTTTAAAGATAATGGACGTACAAGTTAACATGATCAAATTTAAAAAAAGGAAAATTGAAAAAAGATCATGGAAGTAGGGGATGATCTAAACATCCAATAAAATAAGGAAAAAATTATCAGCCCCTACATTTTTTTGTTTTTAAAATAAACTAAAATGAAATATGACATATTGATTAAACTAATAACTGAAAGATTTCCTGTTTTAGGATTTGTTATTTGTCTGCTATCAATCCTGATGGCAACATACACTATCTACCTTGGAAGCAAGGCTAAACGATTTTTGCTTAAGAGTAAATGGCTGGGAATAGAAATAAAAATAGAGAATCTCACAACGGAAGAAAGGGGGAAAAATACGCTGTGCAAGAAGAAAGAAATGATAGAATTAGAAGAACAGGGCAAGAAAAAATAAGAAACGCGCCTTTCGGCGCGTCGGTCCGGAGATGCTATCTCCAGAGATGTTCTTGAACCACAAATTTAAGTACAATTTATGAGTAAAACAAGTTCAACCCAAAAAGAAAGGGTTATTGTATACATTGATGGCTTCAATTTGTATTTCGGAATGACTCACAAATGGAAAGACATCAAGTGGCTTGATGTATATGCACTATCAAACAGCTTATTAAAACCCGGCCAAGTACTTTGTGATGTTAAATATTTTACATCTAGAGTTTCCAATGATCATGGGAAACAGAAAAGGCAGACTACTTATTTAGAAGCTATAGAAGTTCAGGGGGCTAAACTTATTTATGGTCAGTATCAGGCAAATACTGAAGAATGTTACAGGTGCGGGAATATACGGCAAAGTCCTAAAGAAAAGATGACGGATGTGAATATCGCAACTCATTTATTAGTTGATGCTATACATGACAGATATGATACAGCTATCCTTGTTTCAGGTGATAGTGATCTTGTACCTCCCATTAAAGCTGTACACCAAAACTTCACTGAAAAAGGGGTAGTAGTTGCCTTTCCTCCGAATAGACAGAATATCAATGTACAGAAGGCGGCAAAAGCGAGTTTTATAATTGGCCGGAAAAAACTCAAGGATAATCAACTTCCTTCGAAAGTGTCCAAACCAAACGGCTATATTTTAGAGAAGCCATCCGAATGGTTTTAAAGCATTTTATTCCGATAAAAGACAACCAATTAATTGCTGAAACTTAAAAATAAAGGTACCCGTAGGATATAGCACATCGCTCGGCGCTCTTACGATAAACACAACACACGGACTGAAAAAGGAAAAGGCAGTGACAGGCGCCCGTCAAAGCCTCCGGTCAATAAAGGCAACTAAAAGAAAAATGGTGGCCGGCGGGGGATTGACGGTAGTTGTCAATGGGAGGTCGTTTATTTGTGGAGTGAAAGAGAGATAACTTCAAAAGGAAAAAGAATAGCCTGGACAAAAAATATAGTTAAATCGATATACCATGCTAAATACCCTAATCGAAATAGGCAAGCAAATCAGCAAAGACAGGCATCCCTGGGAGGATTTCCTGCTCAACATTAAAGTAAGTGAACGCGATGCACAAAAGAACCAACTCATCCTTCGGATAGTATTTGACCTGGATGCTGATGCAATTAGCCTTGATGATGGATGGAAGGTTTATAACCCGGATAAACGGCCGGAGTATGGACTGATAGACATTTTAAAAGGAAACAACAAGGCGATTTATGCAGCTACAGAGCCTGGGAACCTTGATAAACTGGCTAAAGCGCTCTTTGGAAAAGCTGGAAAAGACGGCAGTTTTCCAGAGCTGAGCGAGTTTCAGGCAGCTATCCAAAAAGAGGCCGTTGACCTCGAAACAAGCGAGCTGTATACTGCATTGACATTGCTCAAGCCTTTTGCTCCGGCATTCTACGAAAAATTTTCAGATGAAAAGGGCAAGCTGGGGGTCAAGGGTATTGCAACAGGGAGTCAAGATGTACTGGTAGCCGTATATGCTGCGGTAAATAGCGCTGCGAGAGGCTGGGAAAATAAACCGTTGGCAAAAATGGAAGGCTACCGGGAATTTATGGAAAGAAAATTTTTTACCTCTTCCGCTAAAACGGATAAAAAAACAGCACCCCGGCTTTGTTACGCTACTGGCGAAATGAGGGCGGATACAGGCGAAGCCAGCTTTTCTGCGCGATACAATTTGAACAAGCTCTTCCAGTCGACTACCGTTAATTATGCCAGTAATTTTGAGAAGAAAAATCTTGCAGAGAACTATCGAATCTCGGAAGAAGCAAGGCAATTCCTGGATCGAGGCTCCGAAAGAGTGCTGGCGGATTTTCAGGTAATGATTGCGGGCTTGCCACATGCTTGCATTCCACGCCTGCCGATTGGAGGGGAGTACGATTTTGAGGACTACCGGCGCCTTCGCGACCGCACAGATTTGATTTTCAGGGTTAAAGATGTAGAAAGCATTCTCGGTGACTTAGATTTTCAGGCAGAGGGTGGATGGTATTGGCTTGACTTTTACGGATTTGAATCAGACGGTAATTTTCTGAAAGTGACCAATCACATTCGGGATGTAAGTGGTATCCATATACAGAACATGGTGGAACAATTTAAAAAAGCCAGCGCCTCATTGAGCATTTTTCTTCGAGACAGATTGGTCAACCTCGGCAGGATGTACTACCTGATCCCCGTACGGAAAGACCTGAAAGCCAACCATGCTTTGCAACTCTGTAAAATGGTGCTGGAGGGGCGCCCTGTGCAAGCGTCTCTTTTGTGGCAACACTTTGCTGACCTGGTTTTATGCCATTGGTATGGCCGGTATAAAGCGTATGCCAATATTACCGAGCCCAAACGGGATGATATTATTGACCTGCTACTCAGAGAAGCAGTGTTTTCATACCATGCTTTCCGGCATGCATTAATTAACCTGAACCTACTTATTATGGAACCAAACCAGATAGTTGAGAACAAAAAAACGGGAGACCAGATAAAGGCCGAAACCCAGGGGTTCCTGGATGAGATGGGCTATTCTTCCAGTCAGCGAGCCATGTTCTTTCTCGGCAAAGCTTTAAAGCGGGTAGTCAATGTACAGCGACAGGATAAGAAGAATAAGACCGCCCTGGACATGGTCAACTTCAATGGCCTGGACGAAAGGACTATCCGAAATATGGCGGCTGCCATTATGGAAAAAGGACGACAGTATGATGCGAAATATAAGCTGGCGTCCTCTTTAGAATATGACCTCAACCGGTTCTTTCAGTTTTTCCCGGCTGGGGAAAATGCCTGGAACATGGATAGCCGCGAAGCTCTATTCTTCTTCCTGGCGGGATATACCCATTATGTGCCAAGGGGCGGGAACACTGAACCGGAAACTGATTCAATAGACTAAACCAAAATCACAAAAAATCATGGAACAAATCATCCAAAACAATTCTGACTTTCTCTTTTTGTACGAAGCCATCTTGAGCAATCCCAACGGGGATCCCGACCAGGAAAACAAGCCCCGGATGGATTATGATACCCGCACGAATTTAGTAACCGATGTACGCCTGAAACGATACATCCGGGAATTCCTGAAACAAAATGGGCAGGAGATTTTCGTGGATATGGAAGGAGATAGCAAGGTCGGGATGGATAAAAGGCTTGAAAACATCCTGGTTGCTATTTGGGATAATGATGAAGCGATGAAGGAAATAATCGGCGATGAGAAATTATTCAATGTATACAGAAACGATGTCAGGCAGGAGGATGCCGAAAAAACAATGAAGAAATTATTCAATAAAAAAACGGAGAACAAAGAGGTCAACCGGGCCATATTAACCGGTTTAGTCAAACGCCGGTTTGCAGATATTCGGATGTTTGGCAGCGCTTTTGCGGTAGAGGGGTTCAACAAAGCCCTGACCGGCCCGATACAACTCAACTGGGGGTACAGCCTGAATGAAGTATATCTGGTGGATAGCAGTACCATCTCTTCCATTATGAATGAAGACAGCAGCACCTTTGGAAAGGACTACCGCGTTAAGTATAGCTTACTCGCTTTTCATGGCTCTGTCAATAAATATGCAGCCCAAACCACAGGGCTGACAGAAACCGACCTCAAAACTTTTCGAGAGGGCCTATGGAATGGCATTTCAGCCAGCCCAACCCGTTCAAAGCTAAATCAGTACCCCAAATTTTTCCTGGAATTGGTGTATAACGAAGGATACCACAATGGGCATTTCGGCGATCTGCGCAATTTAATAGAAGCCAGGATACAAGGCGAAAAAAAGCCCCAGGAAGTAACTCAATTCACCGATCTTGTACTTGACTTCAGCCATTTGGAAGAC
Coding sequences:
- a CDS encoding IS4 family transposase encodes the protein MKHSTLKKAIQSTGISRRFGNIFAPDFLYSLGFFTGFTKKPGKLSTEAFVDSCLRMVMEEGWSASLASHCASLKANYGIELHPQSLDERFNESSEALMRCLFEQAMGLQLRESNPMKLLEVFEEVYVEDSTNLELPAVLKTLYKGSGGGASQAGLKIDALYGLRWGTLEVRFHNSCGSDHWQGVPKMPKKSLLLRDLGYFKIDDFQAVAQSGSFFLSRLMHHVNVYLDAKGEQELDLLSHLASMSENEIQSLKVYLGQKQLFEVRLILQKVPQAVAEHKRHKLKTDKQNKRKNLSERRLELCCANCYITNIPEELVADSQIMALYSLRWIIEILFKAWKSIGGLKEKMNRMKPHRFMCMLYAHMIAALMDSKLVHFFKIELWNLFGFKISELKAFKVLKSFKSQWWQALRKADVQQIQLILNDIAQTLLRLAGKRKYSHREHYCDFYICVKSQT
- a CDS encoding transcriptional regulator, whose amino-acid sequence is MTDQQKLFRVFRLIQLLSQPPYRKVKRLAEILEVDPRTVYRYIQLLESLGYAVDKKEGDRYFLHIEFSQDGGLIDTEEAGFLQDLLWQAPSGHPLRDRLLHKLNRQYMLAPLAQSLAKFNVYEHIRALGAAIEAERRVILHNYYAPSSETLSSRHLEPVEFMQGYTYLWAYDLDKQGYRQFKLDRIGEVEALDEPITGAHESHALDLFGWTGPAWLPVKLRLSSYAQNLLLEEYPDARPFVRTFKGQALFDGIVRDWRGIGRFVLGLPGEVEVAEPEEFRAYLRERAGRGKWS
- a CDS encoding NYN domain-containing protein, translated to MSKTSSTQKERVIVYIDGFNLYFGMTHKWKDIKWLDVYALSNSLLKPGQVLCDVKYFTSRVSNDHGKQKRQTTYLEAIEVQGAKLIYGQYQANTEECYRCGNIRQSPKEKMTDVNIATHLLVDAIHDRYDTAILVSGDSDLVPPIKAVHQNFTEKGVVVAFPPNRQNINVQKAAKASFIIGRKKLKDNQLPSKVSKPNGYILEKPSEWF
- the cas7b gene encoding type I-B CRISPR-associated protein Cas7/Csh2 → MEQIIQNNSDFLFLYEAILSNPNGDPDQENKPRMDYDTRTNLVTDVRLKRYIREFLKQNGQEIFVDMEGDSKVGMDKRLENILVAIWDNDEAMKEIIGDEKLFNVYRNDVRQEDAEKTMKKLFNKKTENKEVNRAILTGLVKRRFADIRMFGSAFAVEGFNKALTGPIQLNWGYSLNEVYLVDSSTISSIMNEDSSTFGKDYRVKYSLLAFHGSVNKYAAQTTGLTETDLKTFREGLWNGISASPTRSKLNQYPKFFLELVYNEGYHNGHFGDLRNLIEARIQGEKKPQEVTQFTDLVLDFSHLEDILEGQAGTDKPLKEVIIRAAAGVTNPAQTWI